The genomic segment TTTCTTCCTTCCTGAAGGAGAGGGGGTTGATCGATGACGTCCGGAAAGTCAAACGCCTGTTCGTCAAGAGGGAAAGCATCCAGTCGACCGGCATCGGCAAAGGGGTCGCCACGCCGCATATTTTTTCCGACGAATTTTCCGATTTCTTGCTGGCCGTGGCCCTGATCCGCGACGGCCTGGATTTCAAGGCCCCCGACGGCCGAACCGTGCAGCTGGTCTTCCTGATCATGAGCGATGACCGCGACATCGGCTTGCACCTGAAAACCCTGGCCCATATCGCCCGCCTGACCGCCAGCAGTGACATCACCGGCAGCCTGAAGAACGCTTGCAGCGCCGCCGACGTCTATGCGGTGCTGATGGAGAAGGAAAAGGCCATTCTCAGTTGACCGTTTTTCAAAAAACCGGCCCTGCAAGCCTTTTTCCGTTTGACCGGCCG from the Candidatus Aminicenantes bacterium genome contains:
- a CDS encoding PTS sugar transporter subunit IIA — its product is MKLAKYLKIENIYITEACKDTSCFYGDFSSFLKERGLIDDVRKVKRLFVKRESIQSTGIGKGVATPHIFSDEFSDFLLAVALIRDGLDFKAPDGRTVQLVFLIMSDDRDIGLHLKTLAHIARLTASSDITGSLKNACSAADVYAVLMEKEKAILS